The Streptomyces sp. NBC_01244 genome contains a region encoding:
- a CDS encoding type I polyketide synthase, which yields MTADIAIIGLGCRFPGAPDVLGYWNLLLGGARQFAAVPGERWNHETFHAPGERSAPHASHAPHAPHTAHTAYTDQVAFLDSVDRFDALHHGVPRARARAMDPQHRLLLDVSREALDDAGMGRGDFDRENTGVFFADPADLPGSLLDTASGTVSRQFDLGGPALAVGSACSGSLVALDQAMAHLRQGTCRIALVGGVHLNLTPDSLVGFSRLRALSAAGVCRPFDAEADGFVLGEGAGVVVIRPLADALAAGDRVYAVIKGIGSANDGASPGPLQPASDSRLRAMRRAYEDAGVAPSSVGFVEAHGTGTAAEDRAEAEALRRLRTEYPDDDPALCYLASGKALIGHSLAAAGIAGLIKTALVVHHRTIVPQPATTPHPDLGISAAGLRFADTPRPFPGGGTPRRAAVSSFGFGGTDVHVVLEERPDPVPRRPAHRAAATESARADHGTEVTRSQLVFLSAGNPELLDQHIGEVLDVLDAADRTPLAAVAHTLGARAPLPARLAIVATDTAGFLRRLRHAREQLLAGARGDLGDGAFAADAPLPTARRRTAFLYPGQGSQRPGMMRDLYERFPAYRSAVCVLSAVARADLGFDLADLLYGEASAPQAPQVSRASQTPQASRPSPVDNGELGRMLAATEVCQPLLGTVQIAATRVLADCGITPDLALGHSTGEFAAAAAAGALTHVDAVRLLVHRGAALRRAGSGLRGGMLAVQTDKETCRRLVDGIDDVWLACFNQPRQVVVSGTPEGLAALREACAEAGIVTAALDVANAFHTPRLARAEEAVRSGLAARRISSPAVAFVSSVNAEVCTDPGRLRELWTRHASAPVLFDDAVRTAYDQGARVFLQVAGGTSLLTSVRRNLTGHGDVHVIPVTGEVPDDGRTFVLALARLAVLGAPVDPRALVPAQERRLLDLPVAKLEVQSYRVTTRRPANGPAPAPPAVPGPAALRLAAPLAVPAAPAPAPRAAAAPAPAKGKAAPRSGQDADVDAARAA from the coding sequence ATGACTGCTGACATCGCCATCATCGGACTCGGCTGCCGCTTTCCCGGCGCTCCCGACGTCCTCGGCTACTGGAACCTCTTGCTGGGCGGGGCACGGCAGTTCGCCGCCGTGCCCGGGGAACGCTGGAACCACGAGACCTTCCACGCCCCCGGCGAGCGGTCGGCCCCCCATGCCTCCCACGCCCCCCACGCCCCCCATACCGCCCATACCGCCTATACGGACCAGGTGGCCTTCCTGGACTCCGTGGACCGCTTCGACGCCCTGCACCACGGGGTGCCGCGCGCCCGCGCGCGGGCCATGGACCCACAGCACCGGCTGCTGCTCGATGTCAGCCGCGAGGCCCTCGACGACGCGGGGATGGGCCGCGGCGACTTCGACCGGGAGAACACCGGGGTCTTCTTCGCGGACCCCGCAGACCTGCCCGGGAGCCTGCTCGACACGGCGTCCGGCACCGTCAGCCGCCAGTTCGACCTGGGCGGGCCCGCCCTCGCCGTCGGCAGCGCCTGTTCCGGCTCGCTGGTCGCCCTCGACCAGGCGATGGCGCACCTGCGTCAGGGCACCTGCCGGATCGCCCTCGTCGGCGGCGTGCACCTCAATCTCACCCCCGACAGCCTGGTCGGCTTCTCCCGACTCCGTGCCCTGTCCGCCGCCGGGGTGTGCCGCCCGTTCGACGCGGAGGCCGACGGCTTCGTCCTGGGCGAAGGCGCCGGTGTCGTCGTCATACGGCCCCTCGCCGACGCCCTCGCCGCCGGCGACCGCGTCTACGCGGTGATCAAGGGCATCGGCTCGGCCAACGACGGCGCCTCCCCCGGACCCCTGCAACCCGCCTCCGACAGCCGGCTCCGCGCCATGCGCCGGGCCTACGAGGACGCCGGGGTCGCCCCGTCCTCCGTGGGCTTCGTCGAGGCCCACGGCACCGGCACCGCGGCCGAGGACCGTGCCGAGGCCGAGGCCCTGCGCCGACTGCGCACCGAATACCCCGACGACGACCCGGCCCTGTGCTACCTCGCCTCGGGCAAGGCCCTGATCGGGCACTCCCTGGCCGCGGCGGGCATCGCGGGCCTGATCAAGACGGCCCTGGTCGTCCACCACCGCACGATCGTGCCGCAGCCGGCCACCACCCCCCACCCCGACCTGGGCATCTCCGCCGCCGGCCTGCGCTTCGCCGACACGCCGCGGCCCTTTCCGGGAGGCGGCACTCCGCGCCGTGCCGCCGTCAGCTCGTTCGGCTTCGGCGGCACCGACGTCCACGTGGTGCTCGAGGAGCGCCCCGACCCGGTCCCCCGACGGCCTGCGCACCGCGCAGCCGCCACCGAGAGCGCCCGAGCCGACCATGGCACCGAGGTCACCCGGTCCCAGCTCGTCTTCCTCTCGGCAGGAAACCCCGAGCTGCTGGACCAGCACATCGGCGAGGTTCTCGACGTACTCGACGCGGCGGACCGTACGCCGCTGGCGGCCGTGGCCCACACCCTAGGGGCGCGGGCGCCGCTGCCGGCCCGGCTCGCGATCGTGGCCACCGACACGGCGGGATTCCTGCGGCGCCTGCGGCACGCCCGTGAGCAGCTCCTCGCCGGAGCCCGGGGCGACCTCGGCGACGGCGCCTTCGCCGCCGATGCCCCGCTGCCGACCGCGCGCCGCCGCACCGCCTTCCTCTACCCCGGCCAGGGCAGCCAGCGGCCGGGCATGATGCGGGACCTCTACGAGAGGTTCCCCGCCTACCGCTCGGCCGTCTGCGTACTCAGCGCCGTGGCCCGGGCCGACCTCGGCTTCGACCTGGCCGACCTGCTGTACGGCGAGGCCTCCGCGCCCCAGGCACCCCAGGTGTCCCGGGCATCCCAGACGCCTCAGGCGTCCCGGCCGTCCCCCGTGGACAACGGGGAGCTCGGGCGCATGCTCGCCGCCACCGAGGTGTGCCAGCCGCTGCTCGGCACCGTCCAGATCGCCGCCACCCGGGTCCTCGCCGACTGCGGGATCACCCCCGACCTCGCCCTGGGCCACAGCACCGGCGAGTTCGCGGCCGCCGCGGCGGCCGGTGCCCTGACCCACGTGGACGCCGTCCGGCTGCTGGTGCACCGGGGCGCGGCCCTGCGGCGGGCCGGGTCCGGGCTCCGGGGCGGGATGCTCGCCGTGCAGACCGACAAGGAGACCTGCCGCCGGCTCGTCGACGGCATCGACGACGTGTGGCTCGCCTGCTTCAACCAGCCGCGGCAGGTCGTGGTCAGCGGCACGCCGGAAGGTCTCGCCGCCTTGCGCGAGGCCTGCGCGGAAGCCGGGATCGTCACGGCGGCGCTCGACGTGGCCAACGCCTTCCACACCCCGCGGCTGGCCCGCGCCGAGGAGGCCGTGCGCTCGGGCCTCGCCGCCCGTCGCATCAGCAGCCCCGCCGTAGCGTTCGTCTCGTCCGTGAACGCCGAGGTCTGTACCGACCCCGGCCGGCTGCGCGAGCTGTGGACCCGGCACGCGTCCGCACCGGTCCTCTTCGACGACGCCGTCCGCACCGCCTACGACCAGGGGGCCCGCGTCTTCCTCCAGGTGGCCGGCGGGACCTCGCTCCTCACCTCGGTCCGCCGCAACCTCACCGGCCACGGCGACGTCCACGTCATCCCCGTCACCGGGGAGGTGCCGGACGACGGACGCACCTTCGTCCTGGCCCTCGCCCGGCTCGCGGTCCTGGGCGCCCCGGTCGACCCGCGTGCCCTGGTCCCCGCGCAGGAGCGCCGACTGCTGGACCTGCCGGTGGCCAAGCTCGAGGTGCAGTCCTACCGGGTCACGACCCGCCGCCCCGCGAACGGGCCCGCACCCGCCCCGCCCGCCGTACCGGGCCCCGCGGCCCTGCGCCTCGCCGCACCCCTCGCGGTCCCGGCGGCTCCGGCCCCTGCCCCTCGCGCGGCCGCCGCCCCCGCCCCCGCCAAGGGGAAGGCCGCGCCGCGCTCCGGTCAGGACGCCGATGTCGACGCGGCCCGGGCCGCCTGA
- a CDS encoding 4'-phosphopantetheinyl transferase family protein, whose protein sequence is MSTRPGPPEPPRAAAVMRTVHADAFPPIAPGHVHRWGGAVLLVARRGDLDRSPFLSPAELRVVHALPAWRQAEWTAGRLLAKRLVREAVGAPEREVEVLPRADGSPYVLVGGSPQPDLRLSISHTAGHVAAALAPQPVGVDLCETASAEAVRRVADRVLSPGELSLAGTDRPEFLAAAWALKEAAVKADRSGIFGAAPLRVEILRLRPPLLGGRRRAVVWRAADAVLAVVLAHPGT, encoded by the coding sequence ATGTCGACGCGGCCCGGGCCGCCTGAGCCCCCTCGGGCCGCCGCCGTGATGCGCACCGTGCACGCCGACGCCTTCCCGCCGATCGCACCGGGTCACGTCCACCGCTGGGGTGGCGCCGTGCTCCTCGTGGCCCGGCGCGGCGATCTCGACCGGTCCCCCTTCCTCTCCCCCGCCGAGCTGCGCGTGGTCCATGCGCTGCCGGCCTGGCGGCAGGCCGAGTGGACCGCGGGCCGACTGCTCGCCAAGCGGCTGGTCCGCGAGGCCGTCGGCGCTCCGGAACGGGAGGTGGAGGTCCTGCCCCGCGCGGACGGCAGCCCGTACGTCCTGGTCGGCGGCAGCCCGCAGCCGGACCTGCGGCTCTCCATCAGCCACACCGCCGGGCACGTCGCCGCGGCCCTCGCACCGCAACCGGTCGGAGTGGACCTGTGCGAGACCGCCTCGGCCGAGGCGGTGCGCCGGGTGGCGGACCGCGTGCTCTCCCCCGGGGAGCTCTCCCTCGCCGGTACCGACCGGCCCGAGTTCCTGGCCGCCGCCTGGGCCCTGAAGGAGGCGGCGGTCAAGGCCGACCGCAGCGGGATCTTCGGCGCCGCTCCGCTCCGCGTGGAGATCCTGCGCCTGCGGCCGCCCCTCCTCGGCGGGCGGCGGCGCGCGGTGGTGTG